DNA from Ralstonia insidiosa:
CAGAACAAGCCCCGTGGCTGCGCATCGACGCCGACGGCGAGCGCGGCATGATCATGGCCGGTGAACGCGCGTTCCGCCCGGTCTACCGCGCCCTGTGGGACCCGGCCAAGCGCATCGAAGAGATGGACGCGCTTGGCGTGGACGTACAGCTCGTCTGCGCCACGCCGGTGATGTTCGGCTACGGCTACGACGGTGCCGCTGCGCACGACTGGGCCATACGCATGAACGACCGCGCGCTCGAACTTTGCGCGCATGCGCCCAAGCGCTTGAAGGCGCTGGCGCAGGTGCCGCTGCAGGACATTGACCTGGCATGCCGTGAGGCCACCCGTGCGCATCGCTCAGGCCACCACGGCGTGCAGATCGGCAACCACCTGGGGCCGCGCGACCTGGACGACGCGCACCTCGTCACCTTCCTCACGCACTGCGCCAACGACGGCATTCCCGTGCTCGTGCACCCGTGGGACATGATGACCGACGGCCGCATGAAGAAGTGGATGCTGCCTTGGCTGGTGGCCATGCCGGCCGAGACGCAACTGAGCATGGTCTCGCTGATCCTCTCCGGCGCGTTCGAGCGGATTCCCAAGTCGCTCAAGCTGTGCTTTGCGCATGGCGGCGGCAGCTTCGCGTTCCTGCTCGGCCGCGTGCAGAACGCCTGGGAGCAGCGCGACATCGTGCGTGAAGACTGCCCGAATCCGCCCACCTCGTACCTCGACCGCTTCTA
Protein-coding regions in this window:
- a CDS encoding amidohydrolase family protein yields the protein MTLRIDMHSHFFPPITQEEAASLDAEQAPWLRIDADGERGMIMAGERAFRPVYRALWDPAKRIEEMDALGVDVQLVCATPVMFGYGYDGAAAHDWAIRMNDRALELCAHAPKRLKALAQVPLQDIDLACREATRAHRSGHHGVQIGNHLGPRDLDDAHLVTFLTHCANDGIPVLVHPWDMMTDGRMKKWMLPWLVAMPAETQLSMVSLILSGAFERIPKSLKLCFAHGGGSFAFLLGRVQNAWEQRDIVREDCPNPPTSYLDRFYVDSAVFDPRALSLLVDTMGEDRVLLGSDYPFPLGEQKIGDLVANHAELSDTAKAKILGGNAARFFDLPEAA